One window from the genome of Prosthecobacter sp. SYSU 5D2 encodes:
- a CDS encoding PD-(D/E)XK nuclease family protein — protein MASLNRHFWGWDAPVLDNAVGFLMRGHSGHVALDLAETLIIVPTSEAGRRLKEALARANPAGALVPWVWTAEQALLPVAQRKSAATRLQSQMAWQGALQKVAVEKLGALFPVPPEERGWTWQIELARVLADLNSLLGAGGLTFADVASQAVHDAGRWHDLALIEEAYLCELSLAGLEDAQAMKLRTALNPELPEGVRHVRVLAAPDLLPLFQRWLQGCAAEVTVAVQAPLELAHTFDDIGRPYPGYWGEDADVQVPLAEDRLHLHPDAFGQAEHAINLLRDLAPAARVAVGVGDPEVGAVLQEKLALEGVKVFEPGGVAPTEVGLWHVLVQIRSLLAGGSWKAFAILLRVPEVRAAWLGRRKDGLKLLKEADDFAMLHLPVTLRHALELCTGAGDGALLPPVLQAAQTMIGDLQKLPLAQAARALLIRLYGEREFSPDAPQDQLTTSLADSWLGCCREIEEEAARFGLNPRPEEAFALSLEALGRTALSEPRGEVDLVLQGWLELLWEPAPNLVVAGLNEEHVPGILISHPFLPDTVRHQLGLPSQATRYARDAYTLAALAAQRAPQGALHVLCGQWSERGDALRPSRLLFLCEDAALPQRVKHLFPKDESAIHRAQEPVRTLAWQLTPRIQLPKVERISPSRIRSYLECPFRDYLSQELRMEATDAGKRELAPNEFGTLAHHALQRLAEHPQLKLSTKAKEIEDYLIATALEQAHLLYGRRPAPLVHLQLESLKQRLKHAAETEAAERENGWQVYAAEWSPSLETPLLIDGARLVCKVDRIDRHERTGQIRVLDFKTADKITDPQAAHVRKLSARSLIAAQDEWKCFDLRDGTRFQWKDLQLPLYAAALRLHGLRPDQVGYFTLPKSVQDTKVLTWETFSDEWTDHALACAAEVVRRLRDGLFWPPAAKAYDRGFDGLFLGDVLKGVRWEGAPGCGSE, from the coding sequence ATGGCCAGCCTGAATCGCCACTTCTGGGGCTGGGACGCACCTGTGCTGGACAACGCGGTGGGCTTTCTCATGCGCGGGCACTCTGGTCACGTGGCGCTGGATTTGGCTGAAACGTTGATCATTGTGCCGACCTCTGAGGCAGGCCGGCGGCTGAAGGAGGCGCTGGCGCGGGCGAATCCCGCAGGAGCCCTGGTGCCCTGGGTGTGGACGGCGGAGCAGGCGCTGCTGCCGGTGGCCCAGCGCAAAAGTGCGGCCACGCGGCTGCAATCCCAGATGGCCTGGCAGGGGGCGCTGCAAAAGGTGGCGGTTGAAAAACTGGGCGCGCTTTTTCCAGTGCCACCGGAGGAGCGCGGCTGGACCTGGCAGATCGAGCTGGCGCGGGTGCTGGCGGATCTAAACTCTTTGTTAGGTGCTGGCGGCCTCACCTTTGCTGATGTCGCCTCCCAGGCAGTGCATGATGCGGGCCGCTGGCATGACCTGGCCCTCATTGAGGAGGCTTATCTGTGCGAGCTGTCCCTGGCCGGTCTTGAAGATGCCCAGGCAATGAAGCTACGCACGGCTCTGAACCCCGAACTGCCGGAGGGCGTGCGGCACGTCCGGGTGCTGGCCGCACCGGACCTGCTGCCGCTGTTTCAGCGCTGGCTGCAAGGCTGCGCGGCGGAGGTGACTGTGGCCGTGCAGGCCCCACTTGAACTGGCACACACTTTTGATGACATCGGCCGGCCTTATCCAGGGTACTGGGGGGAGGATGCGGACGTGCAGGTTCCACTGGCGGAAGATCGCCTCCACCTGCATCCGGATGCCTTCGGGCAGGCGGAACATGCCATCAACCTTTTGCGGGACCTGGCACCCGCCGCGCGGGTGGCCGTGGGCGTTGGGGATCCGGAAGTGGGCGCGGTGTTGCAGGAAAAGCTGGCGCTGGAAGGAGTGAAGGTTTTTGAGCCCGGCGGCGTGGCCCCCACGGAGGTGGGCCTATGGCACGTCCTGGTGCAAATTCGCAGCCTGCTGGCCGGCGGGTCCTGGAAGGCCTTCGCGATCCTCCTGCGCGTGCCGGAGGTGCGTGCGGCCTGGCTGGGGCGGCGGAAGGACGGCCTGAAGCTGCTCAAGGAGGCAGACGACTTCGCCATGCTGCACCTGCCGGTGACGCTGCGCCATGCGCTGGAGCTATGCACCGGGGCAGGGGATGGGGCGTTGCTCCCTCCCGTGCTCCAGGCGGCCCAGACAATGATCGGCGATCTGCAAAAACTGCCCCTTGCGCAGGCTGCGCGGGCTTTGCTGATCCGCCTGTATGGCGAGCGTGAATTCTCCCCGGACGCGCCTCAGGACCAGCTCACCACCTCTTTGGCGGACTCTTGGTTAGGCTGCTGCCGGGAGATTGAGGAGGAGGCCGCCCGCTTTGGCCTGAACCCGAGACCCGAGGAGGCCTTTGCCCTGTCGCTGGAGGCTCTCGGGCGCACCGCTCTGTCGGAGCCGCGCGGGGAGGTTGACCTCGTGCTGCAAGGTTGGCTGGAACTGCTCTGGGAGCCCGCGCCGAACCTCGTCGTGGCCGGCCTGAATGAGGAGCATGTGCCCGGCATCCTCATCTCGCACCCCTTTCTGCCGGACACCGTCAGGCATCAGCTCGGCCTGCCCAGCCAGGCCACCCGCTATGCCCGTGATGCCTACACCCTGGCCGCCTTGGCCGCGCAAAGGGCCCCCCAGGGAGCCTTGCATGTGCTGTGTGGTCAGTGGAGCGAGCGCGGCGATGCCCTGCGGCCCTCGCGCCTGCTTTTCCTGTGTGAGGATGCCGCCCTGCCGCAGCGGGTGAAACACCTATTCCCCAAAGATGAATCCGCCATCCACCGGGCGCAGGAGCCTGTGCGCACCCTGGCCTGGCAGCTCACACCGCGCATTCAACTGCCGAAAGTGGAGCGTATCTCCCCCTCCCGCATCCGTTCCTACCTGGAGTGCCCGTTCCGCGATTACCTCAGCCAGGAACTGCGCATGGAGGCCACCGATGCCGGCAAGCGAGAGCTGGCCCCGAATGAATTTGGTACCCTGGCCCATCATGCCTTGCAAAGACTGGCAGAGCACCCGCAGCTCAAACTCAGCACAAAGGCGAAGGAGATCGAGGATTACCTCATCGCCACCGCCCTGGAGCAAGCGCATCTTCTCTACGGCCGGCGGCCCGCGCCGCTCGTCCACCTGCAGCTCGAAAGCCTGAAGCAGCGCCTGAAACATGCCGCTGAAACCGAAGCCGCCGAACGCGAAAACGGCTGGCAGGTTTATGCGGCGGAATGGTCCCCTTCATTGGAGACGCCTCTGCTCATTGACGGTGCCCGCCTCGTCTGCAAAGTGGACCGCATTGACCGCCATGAGCGGACCGGCCAGATCCGCGTGCTGGATTTTAAAACCGCCGACAAGATCACCGACCCTCAGGCCGCGCATGTGCGAAAGCTCAGCGCCCGCAGCCTCATCGCCGCGCAGGATGAATGGAAGTGCTTTGACCTGCGCGACGGCACCCGCTTCCAATGGAAAGATCTGCAGCTCCCCCTCTACGCCGCCGCCTTGCGCCTGCACGGCCTGCGCCCGGACCAGGTGGGCTATTTCACCCTGCCCAAAAGCGTGCAAGACACGAAGGTGCTGACCTGGGAAACCTTCAGCGATGAGTGGACCGA
- the hflC gene encoding protease modulator HflC has protein sequence MKPFLSLLILIGGFALYILASASLYTVSETEQVIITQFGKPIGEAVSDAGLHVKVPFIQKVNRFEKRILKWDGPDANMPTRDKVYIVVNSFARWRITNPRMYYESVRDEHTASSRLTDILGSETRNVIAKHDFIEAVRTTKDRKVVRDANMGASIADARIGILPAITKGRAELEKEVFANAAPKVAVFGIELMDVRFKRINYNTSVSQTIYQRMVSERTQIAERFKSEGAGEAAKILGQRERDLKLIESEAYRKVQEIEGEADAKATEIYAKAYDGTQEARELFEFTKTMEAYKKVLTRDTNLVLSTDSDFLRYLKSSEKVVPAPTPAAGAAAGTTPPRASSRSAPKVAPNAAPAGDAAAEDPLQRLPTLLDLAQPTE, from the coding sequence ATGAAACCTTTTCTTTCCCTTTTGATCCTTATTGGCGGCTTTGCCCTATACATCCTGGCCTCCGCCAGCCTTTACACCGTCAGCGAGACGGAGCAGGTCATCATCACCCAGTTTGGCAAGCCCATCGGCGAGGCCGTCAGCGATGCCGGTCTGCATGTGAAAGTGCCATTTATCCAAAAGGTGAACCGCTTTGAAAAACGCATCCTCAAATGGGACGGCCCGGATGCCAACATGCCAACCCGTGACAAGGTGTACATCGTGGTGAACAGCTTCGCCCGCTGGCGCATCACCAATCCGCGCATGTATTATGAAAGCGTGCGGGATGAGCACACCGCCAGCTCCCGCCTCACGGACATCCTGGGCAGCGAAACGCGCAACGTCATCGCCAAGCACGACTTCATCGAGGCGGTGCGCACGACAAAGGACCGCAAGGTGGTGAGGGATGCCAACATGGGCGCTTCCATCGCCGATGCCCGCATCGGCATCCTGCCGGCCATCACCAAAGGCCGGGCTGAGCTGGAGAAGGAAGTTTTTGCCAATGCGGCCCCGAAGGTGGCGGTTTTTGGCATTGAACTGATGGACGTTCGCTTCAAGCGCATCAATTACAACACCTCCGTCAGCCAGACCATCTACCAGCGCATGGTCAGCGAGCGCACCCAGATCGCCGAGCGCTTCAAGTCCGAAGGGGCAGGGGAAGCGGCCAAGATTCTGGGCCAGCGTGAACGTGACCTGAAGCTCATCGAATCCGAGGCGTACCGCAAGGTGCAGGAGATCGAGGGTGAGGCCGATGCCAAGGCCACCGAGATCTATGCCAAGGCCTACGATGGCACCCAGGAGGCGCGGGAGCTCTTCGAATTCACCAAGACCATGGAAGCCTATAAAAAAGTGCTCACTCGCGATACCAATCTGGTCCTCAGCACAGATAGCGATTTTCTCCGCTACCTGAAATCCTCAGAAAAAGTGGTGCCTGCTCCCACCCCTGCTGCAGGGGCAGCGGCTGGCACAACGCCACCGCGTGCTTCCTCTCGCTCCGCCCCCAAGGTGGCCCCCAATGCGGCCCCGGCCGGTGATGCAGCGGCGGAGGATCCCCTCCAGCGGCTGCCCACGCTGCTGGACCTGGCGCAACCCACGGAATAA
- the hflK gene encoding FtsH protease activity modulator HflK — translation MAASRPPSLPFPNADNLKINPGRILLGVLALLIGIGVLSSFYQIPANSVGVVQRFGKYLDTTQPGLNFKLPFGIDQVTQVEIRRQLKLEFGYGTRGASNEFQFNKDFSEMEKEKNMVTGDLNAAVVEWVVQFKIDEARNFVFNFIEPQSTLRDLSEAVMREVVGDRSIDEVLTVGRQEIEVKALERLQTIVSSLAMGIQIDQIQLGNVNPPAEVKDSFDEVNRAQQQKESSINQANGEYNRVIPEARGKAEQSISQAEGYATQRVNQAEGDATRFTALLAEYQKAPEVTKKRIYLETLGEVLPSIPGKVIIDDRVPQFLPLMNLQQKLPAAAAPTPVPSRSIR, via the coding sequence ATGGCTGCTTCACGACCTCCAAGTCTCCCATTCCCCAATGCGGACAATCTCAAGATCAATCCCGGGCGCATTCTGCTGGGCGTTCTCGCCCTGCTCATCGGCATCGGGGTGCTTTCCAGCTTTTACCAGATCCCGGCAAACTCGGTGGGGGTGGTGCAGCGGTTTGGCAAGTATCTGGATACGACCCAGCCGGGGCTGAATTTCAAGCTGCCCTTTGGCATTGACCAGGTCACGCAGGTGGAGATCCGCCGGCAGTTGAAGCTTGAGTTTGGCTACGGCACGCGCGGGGCCAGCAATGAGTTCCAGTTCAATAAGGATTTCTCCGAAATGGAGAAGGAAAAAAACATGGTCACGGGGGATCTGAACGCCGCCGTGGTGGAGTGGGTGGTGCAATTCAAAATTGATGAGGCGCGGAACTTTGTCTTCAACTTCATCGAGCCTCAGTCCACTCTGCGTGACCTTTCGGAGGCCGTGATGCGCGAGGTCGTCGGTGACCGCTCCATTGATGAAGTGCTCACCGTCGGCCGTCAGGAGATCGAGGTCAAGGCGCTGGAGCGTCTGCAGACCATCGTCAGCTCGCTGGCCATGGGCATCCAGATAGACCAGATCCAGCTCGGCAATGTGAACCCGCCGGCGGAGGTGAAGGACAGCTTTGATGAAGTGAACCGTGCCCAGCAGCAGAAGGAATCCTCCATCAACCAGGCCAATGGCGAATACAACCGCGTCATCCCGGAGGCCCGCGGCAAAGCCGAGCAGAGCATCAGCCAGGCTGAGGGCTACGCTACCCAGCGCGTGAATCAGGCAGAGGGCGATGCCACCCGCTTCACGGCCCTGCTCGCGGAATATCAAAAAGCCCCCGAAGTGACCAAAAAACGCATTTATTTGGAGACCCTGGGCGAGGTCCTGCCCAGCATCCCCGGCAAGGTCATCATTGATGACCGTGTGCCCCAGTTCCTGCCGCTGATGAACCTTCAGCAGAAGCTGCCTGCCGCCGCCGCCCCAACCCCCGTTCCTTCCCGCTCCATCCGATGA
- a CDS encoding PVC-type heme-binding CxxCH protein: protein MLTKELLFALPCLCVAALGPVSLSAADLPPDKGDEIPASARREVIVTLSGPAAPAPAHALPKGYTLTTAAAAPLVRHPIMGCVDDRGRLFVGDAVGVNWNKAQLEKNPPNRVLMLEDTDADGTYDRSTVFADGMTFPQGAAWLDGSLYVGSPPGIWKLTDTDGDGVADDRKMIVSGFDYTGNAADVHGPKVHPNGRLYWCHGRKGLAVIGKEGKIVHEGKSSGIWTSKPDGSDVQWHSLGCADNPTGLAFTPQGDIIGTCNLYYSQPRGDTLMHWLYGGVYERADQMQAIAGLPRTLDKMPIIHNFGHVAVSGCELGRDGALYVTHFNTQRLVRMDLTPDGATFKTTENEFLKINDPDVHLTDVIVDRDGSLLVLNTGGWFRIGCPSSLMAKPDMLGSVYRIRGPKPAPAVAASAVPDWKPDWKLTTKEDIAQQLQSKNPCAVLHALTALARRKEHEPDLSPVLMQLLARPLEPVLEHAVLNATRESQWISLDEVRATTDPVLLRRLMLIVQQQPEDAAKANLNMGIAAENLDAADADLARTALGIVIQHPDADEWVAPGLQNWLGESEATPQRLRALEQFCEALVDQPETQKLITAMLGSKSLPVRDAALRVLASRAIAEVSPDWLPHLDPGDGKNLSESGRLPLLLAALKRLKAHPFDASLQALADDEKQPLSLRLKALDSMKSRKMTDVTFDLLRTVLTAADSSSAARIQAASMLAAAPLQPAQIQALAPALASVGPVEMKELLPLIRRTREVEQGRALATEMAKNPALISQQESLYRTAFSNLPPEIFETLILPARQRAEEGLDAKKRQLGLLAEKAATQGKVEAGASHFRAGKGTCMACHKIADFGRALGPDLSKIGAIRTERDLLESILFPSNTLARDYEAHVLEMADGQSVTGVIRSHTAEGLLVMDLAGQETSLPHDRIISNTVLTTSLMPMGLDATMTEQELLDLVAYLRSLK from the coding sequence ATGCTGACCAAAGAACTGTTGTTTGCCCTGCCATGCCTGTGTGTCGCCGCCCTGGGGCCCGTGTCGTTGTCGGCAGCGGATCTGCCGCCTGACAAAGGCGACGAAATTCCTGCCAGCGCCAGGCGGGAAGTGATCGTCACACTTTCCGGTCCTGCGGCACCGGCTCCGGCACATGCGCTGCCGAAAGGGTACACCCTCACCACGGCGGCGGCGGCACCGCTGGTGCGGCATCCTATCATGGGCTGTGTGGATGACCGGGGACGGCTTTTTGTCGGCGATGCGGTGGGAGTGAACTGGAACAAAGCGCAACTGGAGAAAAATCCGCCGAACCGGGTTTTGATGCTGGAGGATACGGACGCGGACGGCACCTATGACCGCAGCACGGTCTTTGCGGACGGGATGACCTTTCCCCAGGGCGCAGCCTGGCTGGACGGCAGCCTTTACGTCGGCAGCCCGCCGGGGATCTGGAAGCTGACGGACACGGATGGCGATGGCGTGGCGGATGATAGGAAGATGATCGTCAGCGGCTTTGACTACACGGGCAATGCGGCGGATGTGCACGGGCCGAAGGTGCATCCCAACGGCAGGCTCTACTGGTGCCATGGGCGCAAGGGCCTGGCGGTCATTGGCAAGGAGGGAAAGATCGTGCACGAGGGCAAGTCCAGCGGCATCTGGACGAGTAAACCCGATGGCAGCGACGTGCAGTGGCACTCACTCGGCTGCGCGGATAATCCTACTGGCCTGGCCTTTACCCCACAGGGCGATATCATCGGCACCTGCAATCTGTACTACAGCCAGCCGCGCGGGGACACGCTGATGCACTGGCTCTATGGCGGCGTGTATGAGCGGGCGGACCAGATGCAGGCCATCGCCGGCCTGCCACGCACGCTGGATAAAATGCCGATCATTCATAACTTCGGCCATGTGGCCGTGAGCGGCTGCGAGCTGGGCCGCGATGGCGCGCTATACGTCACCCATTTTAACACCCAGCGGCTGGTGCGAATGGACCTCACTCCGGACGGGGCCACGTTTAAAACAACGGAGAATGAGTTTCTGAAAATCAATGATCCCGATGTGCATCTCACGGATGTCATCGTGGACCGGGACGGGTCACTGCTGGTGCTGAATACCGGCGGCTGGTTTCGCATCGGCTGCCCTTCCTCCCTGATGGCCAAGCCGGACATGCTAGGCAGTGTTTACCGCATTCGCGGGCCAAAACCCGCGCCGGCTGTTGCCGCTTCTGCTGTGCCAGATTGGAAACCGGACTGGAAGCTGACCACGAAAGAGGACATCGCCCAGCAGTTGCAGAGCAAAAATCCCTGCGCTGTGCTCCACGCACTAACAGCCCTGGCTAGGCGGAAAGAGCATGAGCCGGATCTGTCGCCTGTGCTGATGCAGTTGCTGGCAAGGCCGCTGGAGCCAGTGCTGGAACATGCCGTGTTGAACGCAACGAGGGAAAGCCAGTGGATCAGCCTGGATGAGGTGCGGGCGACCACGGACCCGGTGTTGCTGCGCCGGCTGATGCTCATCGTGCAGCAGCAGCCGGAGGACGCGGCGAAAGCGAACCTCAATATGGGCATCGCAGCAGAAAATCTGGACGCGGCGGATGCGGACCTGGCGCGCACGGCCCTGGGCATTGTCATCCAGCACCCGGACGCGGATGAATGGGTGGCTCCTGGATTGCAAAACTGGTTAGGCGAATCCGAGGCCACGCCGCAACGACTGCGGGCACTGGAGCAATTTTGCGAAGCACTGGTCGACCAGCCGGAAACACAGAAACTGATCACCGCCATGCTGGGCAGTAAATCTCTGCCGGTGCGGGATGCTGCCTTGCGGGTGCTTGCCAGCCGGGCCATCGCCGAGGTCAGTCCGGACTGGCTGCCGCACCTGGATCCAGGGGATGGAAAAAATCTGAGCGAAAGTGGCAGGCTGCCCCTGCTGCTGGCCGCGCTAAAGCGGCTAAAGGCGCATCCCTTTGACGCTTCTCTCCAGGCCCTGGCGGATGATGAAAAGCAGCCGCTGTCCCTCCGGCTGAAGGCCCTGGATTCCATGAAGAGCCGCAAGATGACGGATGTCACCTTTGACCTTCTGCGTACCGTCCTCACCGCAGCGGATTCATCCTCCGCCGCCCGCATTCAGGCGGCCTCCATGCTCGCCGCCGCCCCGCTGCAGCCCGCACAGATCCAGGCCCTGGCCCCCGCCCTCGCCAGCGTCGGCCCGGTGGAGATGAAGGAGCTGCTGCCGCTCATCCGCCGCACGCGGGAGGTGGAGCAGGGCCGCGCGCTGGCCACGGAGATGGCGAAAAATCCCGCCCTCATCAGCCAGCAGGAGAGCCTTTACCGCACCGCTTTCAGCAACCTGCCACCGGAGATTTTTGAGACCCTCATCCTACCTGCCCGCCAACGTGCAGAAGAGGGCCTGGATGCCAAAAAACGCCAACTCGGCCTCCTGGCTGAAAAGGCCGCCACACAGGGAAAAGTCGAGGCCGGGGCCAGCCACTTCCGCGCCGGCAAAGGCACCTGCATGGCCTGCCACAAGATTGCCGACTTTGGCCGTGCGCTCGGCCCCGACCTTTCCAAAATCGGTGCCATCCGCACCGAGCGGGATTTGCTGGAAAGCATCCTCTTCCCCAGCAATACCCTGGCCCGTGATTATGAGGCCCACGTGCTGGAGATGGCCGATGGCCAGTCCGTTACGGGCGTCATCCGCAGCCACACCGCCGAGGGGCTCCTGGTCATGGATCTCGCCGGCCAAGAAACCAGTCTGCCCCATGACCGCATCATCTCCAACACCGTCCTCACCACCAGCCTGATGCCCATGGGCCTGGACGCCACAATGACGGAGCAAGAGCTGCTGGATCTGGTGGCATATTTGCGGAGTTTGAAGTGA
- a CDS encoding Gfo/Idh/MocA family oxidoreductase → MKKYNVGIIGYGWAATAHIDAINASKQAQVTAIYSSRPLDSAELSAKHGGTITAYQDLDAMLASPDIHIVDITSYPSQHRNQAVAAANAGKHIILEKPMANSLQEVRDIVAAANANGVKGCVCFECRFSGQFQSTKAIIDEGLLGEIHYGEVDYYHGIGPWYGQFRWNIGKKDGGSALLTAGCHALDALLMVMPGEVDSVTSFSTKSKSKIFEPYEYDTTSVTLVKFKNGAVGKTAAVVDCLQPYYFHTHLVGSEGSLLDNKIHSNKLKSDKKAWGNLSMHMLDSGDVNDHPYQTQFQLFFDSLDEGKDMPMTSFTEALRTFEVVFASDKSAEQGGKPVTIADLG, encoded by the coding sequence ATGAAAAAATACAACGTCGGCATCATTGGTTACGGTTGGGCAGCGACTGCGCATATTGACGCGATCAACGCCAGCAAGCAGGCCCAGGTCACAGCCATCTATTCCTCACGCCCGCTGGACAGCGCGGAGCTGAGCGCCAAGCATGGCGGTACGATCACCGCTTATCAGGATCTGGATGCGATGCTGGCCAGCCCGGACATCCACATTGTGGACATCACCAGCTATCCGAGCCAGCACCGGAACCAGGCGGTGGCGGCGGCGAATGCGGGGAAGCACATCATTCTGGAAAAGCCGATGGCGAACTCCCTGCAGGAGGTGCGTGACATTGTGGCGGCGGCAAATGCGAACGGGGTAAAAGGCTGCGTATGCTTTGAGTGCCGCTTCTCCGGCCAGTTCCAGTCCACCAAGGCGATCATTGATGAAGGCCTGCTGGGGGAGATCCACTACGGTGAAGTGGACTACTATCACGGCATCGGCCCGTGGTATGGCCAGTTCCGCTGGAACATTGGCAAGAAAGATGGCGGAAGTGCGCTGCTGACGGCGGGCTGCCATGCGCTGGATGCACTGCTGATGGTGATGCCAGGCGAGGTGGACAGCGTGACGAGCTTCAGCACGAAGTCGAAGAGCAAGATCTTTGAACCCTATGAGTATGACACGACGAGTGTGACGCTGGTGAAGTTCAAAAACGGTGCGGTGGGCAAGACGGCGGCGGTGGTGGACTGCCTGCAGCCATATTACTTCCACACGCACCTGGTGGGCAGCGAGGGGAGCCTTCTGGACAACAAGATCCACTCCAACAAGCTGAAGAGCGACAAGAAGGCGTGGGGCAACCTTTCCATGCATATGCTGGATTCCGGCGATGTGAACGACCATCCGTATCAGACGCAGTTCCAGCTTTTCTTTGACTCCCTGGACGAGGGCAAGGACATGCCGATGACGAGCTTTACGGAGGCGCTGCGGACCTTTGAGGTGGTGTTTGCCTCCGACAAAAGCGCAGAGCAGGGCGGCAAGCCCGTGACGATTGCGGACCTGGGCTGA
- the holA gene encoding DNA polymerase III subunit delta, translating to MPPPKKSASSSSQVHVILGTDDARVKEMAMKTVQRLTPPGADEFANEIIEGNADNAEHAGQICSNVILALQTMPFFGGAKIVWLKGANFLGDTQTGKSQAAVQGFENILDVVEAGLGPDVQFVLSANSIDKRRTAYKRLGKLAAIEVFDRPDTSKAGWEGAVMAQAGQKARELGLTFESGALDLLVQMAGDDTRQLENEIEKIDLYLGERRRCGIATVRGLVSLSRSGVIWEIGNAIGARDLQRALELLGVLLYQGQNAIGILLGAIVPRVRSLLIVKELATKYKVNRSNYSGFTASLDNLPREATSHLPRKKDGSGFNAYPLFLALNEAGRFTLEELHAALVACLDANAKLVTTQLDNKVVLERLLVGLLTPRVARR from the coding sequence ATGCCTCCGCCTAAAAAGTCCGCCTCCAGCAGCAGCCAGGTCCACGTCATCCTGGGCACGGATGATGCGCGGGTGAAGGAAATGGCCATGAAGACCGTCCAACGGCTCACCCCACCTGGTGCGGATGAATTCGCCAATGAGATCATCGAGGGCAATGCGGACAATGCAGAGCATGCCGGCCAGATCTGCTCCAATGTCATCCTTGCTCTCCAGACCATGCCTTTCTTCGGTGGGGCCAAAATCGTCTGGCTCAAAGGCGCCAATTTCCTCGGTGATACCCAGACCGGCAAATCGCAGGCCGCCGTCCAGGGTTTTGAAAACATCCTGGATGTCGTCGAGGCCGGCCTCGGTCCAGACGTCCAGTTCGTGCTGAGCGCCAACAGCATTGACAAGCGTCGCACCGCCTACAAACGCCTCGGCAAGCTCGCCGCCATCGAGGTCTTCGACAGGCCCGATACCAGCAAGGCCGGCTGGGAAGGCGCCGTCATGGCCCAGGCCGGCCAGAAGGCCCGCGAACTCGGCCTTACCTTTGAAAGCGGCGCCCTTGACCTCCTCGTCCAGATGGCCGGGGACGACACCAGGCAGCTTGAGAATGAGATCGAAAAAATAGACCTCTATCTTGGCGAGCGCCGCCGCTGCGGCATCGCCACCGTCCGTGGCCTCGTCTCCCTCAGCCGCTCAGGCGTCATTTGGGAAATCGGCAATGCCATCGGTGCCCGCGACCTTCAGCGCGCGCTGGAGCTTCTCGGCGTCCTGCTTTATCAGGGCCAGAACGCCATCGGCATTCTCCTCGGAGCCATCGTCCCCCGTGTCCGCAGCCTCCTCATCGTCAAGGAGCTCGCCACCAAATACAAGGTCAACCGCAGCAACTACAGCGGTTTTACCGCCAGCCTCGACAACCTCCCCCGCGAGGCCACCTCCCATCTCCCGCGCAAAAAAGACGGCAGCGGCTTCAATGCCTACCCCCTCTTCCTCGCCCTCAACGAAGCCGGCCGCTTCACTCTCGAGGAACTCCACGCCGCCCTCGTCGCTTGTCTTGACGCCAACGCCAAGCTCGTCACCACCCAGCTTGATAACAAAGTCGTTCTTGAACGCCTCCTCGTTGGCCTCCTGACCCCACGCGTTGCCCGCCGCTGA